In one Halosimplex halophilum genomic region, the following are encoded:
- a CDS encoding electron transfer flavoprotein subunit beta/FixA family protein yields the protein MHSVVLTKGVPDFREGQVSFDEDGHLERGKTPTVMNPNDRHALRAALQTKVRRGGTVSLMSMGPPGYMEVLQEGMRDVYADDLYLLSDREMGAADTWATAMTVATGIQKLEEPPDLVFAGFKTADGETGHTGPQTEWCLDMPLVTHVISLDIDEEEGTLRAKRLVEGDVEEIETVEAPLPAFVVADPEFEPTYRRAEHRLKHKDLRETTQQRADEFGEYLDDDSDLDPTDWDRFTMWDHADLNLDPDYIGLDGSPTIVAGVDPIPKAPSEREATVVDPDDDAEMEGVVEELEPYAAGD from the coding sequence ATGCATAGTGTCGTACTGACCAAAGGCGTCCCCGACTTCAGGGAGGGCCAGGTCTCGTTCGACGAGGACGGCCACCTGGAGCGGGGGAAGACGCCGACGGTGATGAACCCGAACGACAGACACGCGCTCAGGGCGGCGCTGCAGACGAAGGTCCGGCGGGGCGGCACCGTCTCGCTGATGAGCATGGGGCCGCCCGGCTACATGGAGGTCCTGCAGGAGGGCATGCGTGACGTGTACGCCGACGACCTCTATCTGCTCTCGGACCGCGAGATGGGCGCCGCCGACACATGGGCGACGGCGATGACCGTCGCCACGGGCATCCAGAAGCTGGAGGAGCCGCCAGACCTGGTGTTCGCGGGCTTCAAGACCGCCGACGGGGAGACGGGCCACACCGGCCCCCAGACCGAGTGGTGTCTCGACATGCCGCTGGTCACCCACGTCATCTCGCTGGACATCGACGAGGAGGAAGGCACCCTCCGCGCCAAGCGTCTCGTCGAGGGCGACGTGGAGGAGATCGAGACCGTCGAAGCGCCGCTGCCGGCGTTCGTCGTCGCCGACCCCGAGTTCGAGCCCACCTACCGCCGGGCCGAACACCGGCTGAAACACAAGGACCTGCGCGAGACCACCCAACAGCGGGCCGACGAGTTCGGGGAGTATCTCGACGACGATTCGGATCTCGACCCGACCGACTGGGACCGGTTCACGATGTGGGACCACGCCGACCTGAACCTCGACCCCGACTACATCGGGCTCGACGGCTCGCCGACCATCGTCGCCGGCGTCGACCCCATCCCGAAGGCCCCCAGCGAGCGGGAGGCCACGGTGGTCGACCCCGACGACGACGCCGAGATGGAAGGGGTCGTCGAGGAACTCGAACCGTACGCGGCGGGTGACTGA
- a CDS encoding 4Fe-4S dicluster domain-containing protein, with protein sequence MAIDPEFETNREIAEEHEGHKVWGPVDEPETLGIHGTHVAVDFDICLADGACLEDCPVDVFEWVDTPDHPESEIKADPAHEDQCIDCMLCVDVCPVDAIDVDPGRAGRI encoded by the coding sequence ATGGCCATCGATCCGGAGTTCGAGACCAACCGCGAGATCGCCGAGGAACACGAGGGCCACAAGGTCTGGGGCCCGGTCGACGAACCGGAGACGCTGGGCATCCACGGCACGCACGTCGCCGTCGACTTCGACATCTGTCTGGCCGACGGCGCGTGCCTGGAGGACTGCCCGGTCGACGTCTTCGAGTGGGTCGACACGCCCGACCACCCCGAGAGCGAGATCAAGGCCGACCCCGCCCACGAGGACCAGTGCATCGACTGCATGCTCTGTGTCGACGTCTGCCCGGTCGACGCCATCGACGTCGACCCCGGCCGCGCCGGCCGCATCTGA